One Hydrogenobaculum sp. 3684 genomic window, ATCCGATGGAAAACATAAGAAACTTCTCGATAATAGCCCACGTAGACCATGGCAAATCTACATTGGCCGATAGACTTATAGAGTTTTGCGGAGCTATCACGGATAGAGAAAAAAAAGATCAAATGCTTGATACTCTTGATATAGAAAGAGAAAGAGGCATCACGATAAAACTCCAAGCTGTGAAAATAAACTATCACAGCAAGATACAAAACAAAGATTTTACACTTCATCTTATAGATACACCAGGACACGTAGATTTTTCTTACGAAGTATCAAGATCTTTAGCAGCTTGCGAAGGAGCTTTGCTCTTAATAGATGCCTCACAGGGTATAGAAGCCCAAACTGTGGCAAACTTTTGGAAAGCCGTCGAGCAAAACCTAGTTATAATACCTGTAATAAACAAAATAGACCTACCAGCAGCGGACCCAGATCGTATAAAACTTCAAATAAGAGATATACTTGGCCTTGACCCAGATGAGGCTATACTTGCTTCTGCCAAAGAAGGTATAGGTATAGAAGAGATTTTAGAGGCTATCACCAAAAGGATACCACCACCCAAAGGAGATGAAAATGCACCTTTAAAAGCCCTCATATTTGATTCTTATTATGATCCTTATAGAGGTGCTGTGGCTTTTGTTAGAATATTTGATGGGTCTTTGAAAGTAGGTGATAGGATAAAGCTATTTTCTACCGGCAAGGAGTTTGAAGTTACTGAGGTTGGTGCCCAGACGCCAAAAATGACAAAGCTTCCTATACTAAAAGCCGGAGACGTTGGGTATATAGCAGCTTCTATAAAAGATGTAAGAGATATAAGAGTTGGCGATACTATCACATTAAAATCAAACCCCACCAAAGAGGCAATCCCTGGTTTTAAAACTGCAAAGCCTATGGTTTTTGCAGGGCTTTATCCCACCGAGGATTCAGACTTTGAAGAGCTAAGAGATGCTTTAGAAAAATACTCTATAAACGACGCAGCTATCACTTATGAACCAGAAACATCCCCTGCTATAGGTATGGGTTTTAGATGTGGGTTTTTGGGGCTTTTACACATGGAAATAGTCCAAGAAAGACTTTCAAGAGAGTACAACATAGATGTTATCACCACCGCTCCAAGCGTTGTCTATAGGTTAAAGCTTAAAAATAAACCAGAGGTTTTTGAGGTTAAAAGCTCAAACGATGTACCAGACAACTTTGGCCTTATAGAGTATATAGAAGAACCGTATGTGCTTGCCACCATCATTACCCCCAAAGACTATGTAGGAAATATAATAAATATATGCCAAGATAAAAGGGGTATACAGGTAAAATTTTCTTACCTTGATCAAAACACAGCGTTGCTTGAATATGAGATGCCCCTTCAAGAGATTATAGTGGATTTTCACGATAAGATAAAATCTGCTTCCAAAGGATATGCATCTTTTGACTATGAGTTTTTAGGATATAAAGAATCTGATTTGGTAAAACTAACTATCATGATAAACAAAGAACCAGTGGATGCTCTGTCGTTTTTGGTGCACAAAGATAAAGCTTACAGAAAGGCAAGGGCTTTGGTGGAACAACTAAAAGAGACTATACCAAGACAGCTTTTTGAAATAAACGTCCAAGCGGCTATAGGCAGTAAAATTATAGCTTCAGAGCGCATCCCCCCGCTGAGAGCCAATGTCACGGCCAAATGTTATGGTGGTGATGTATCAAGAAAAAGAAAGCTCTTAGAAAAGCAAAAAGAAGGTAAAAAACGCATGAAACAGTTTGGCAAGGTATCTTTGCCTCAAGAGGCTTTCTTAAGCGTTTTAAAAGCCCAATGATAAAAACAACTGACAAGTCAAAATGGAACGATTGGCGTTGGCAACTTCAAAACCGTATAACCACTTTAGAAGAATTATCAAAATATATAGAGCTAACTAAAGAAGAGATTGAGTTTTTTGATGCTGTTTCAGAAGAATATCCTTTTGCCGTGACCCCTTATTATTTGTCTCTTATCAAAGATCCCAAAGATAAAAAAGATCCCATAAGGCTTCAAATAGTCCCAAGCCCTCTTGAAATAGATGAAAAAGCCCAAGAAAACTCACATCCAAACGCCCTAAACGAAGAAACTTTTATAAAAGGTCTTACTCATAGATACGAAGACAGAGTTCTAATAAGCGTAACCTCTTACTGCGGTGTTTATTGTAGGCATTGTATGAGAAAGCGCATTTTCAAAGAGGGCACTTATGCCACTCCCAAAGAGCTTTTAGATGTTTATTTTGATTATATTAAAAGCCATAAAAATGTAAAAGACGTACTAATATCAGGAGGA contains:
- the lepA gene encoding translation elongation factor 4 gives rise to the protein MENIRNFSIIAHVDHGKSTLADRLIEFCGAITDREKKDQMLDTLDIERERGITIKLQAVKINYHSKIQNKDFTLHLIDTPGHVDFSYEVSRSLAACEGALLLIDASQGIEAQTVANFWKAVEQNLVIIPVINKIDLPAADPDRIKLQIRDILGLDPDEAILASAKEGIGIEEILEAITKRIPPPKGDENAPLKALIFDSYYDPYRGAVAFVRIFDGSLKVGDRIKLFSTGKEFEVTEVGAQTPKMTKLPILKAGDVGYIAASIKDVRDIRVGDTITLKSNPTKEAIPGFKTAKPMVFAGLYPTEDSDFEELRDALEKYSINDAAITYEPETSPAIGMGFRCGFLGLLHMEIVQERLSREYNIDVITTAPSVVYRLKLKNKPEVFEVKSSNDVPDNFGLIEYIEEPYVLATIITPKDYVGNIINICQDKRGIQVKFSYLDQNTALLEYEMPLQEIIVDFHDKIKSASKGYASFDYEFLGYKESDLVKLTIMINKEPVDALSFLVHKDKAYRKARALVEQLKETIPRQLFEINVQAAIGSKIIASERIPPLRANVTAKCYGGDVSRKRKLLEKQKEGKKRMKQFGKVSLPQEAFLSVLKAQ